Proteins encoded by one window of Cervus canadensis isolate Bull #8, Minnesota chromosome 18, ASM1932006v1, whole genome shotgun sequence:
- the ZNF790 gene encoding LOW QUALITY PROTEIN: zinc finger protein 790 (The sequence of the model RefSeq protein was modified relative to this genomic sequence to represent the inferred CDS: inserted 1 base in 1 codon; deleted 2 bases in 2 codons; substituted 2 bases at 2 genomic stop codons) — MVHLMFSDAAVDFSHEERECLDLEQRHLYRDVILENYSNLVSLGLCFYQPEVFSLLEKGREPWMALKDETCPDIQSRCQTKKLSPTNGIFDREVSQWEIMEICKKHTPECLCFRGDWQSKGQFERQQENQEECLKQVILNCKKKPAFNQHTAFNLHQRFIYLFIFHQRFNIGKKLNEFKDCRKAFCSNSDCIQHQLIHTGEKFCEDKKCEKTFYIDSELTQYQTIYTSKKTYDCKECGKTFSLCSSLNSHRIHTGEKPFKYKECGKAFKFHSQFSVHKHIHTGEKYECKKCGKAFSCGSDLIKHQRIHTGEKHYECNECGKAFSQXSHLTKHQRIHRGEKPYECEECGKAFTRGLHLIKHQRIHTGEKSGECKECGKAFIRGSNLAQHQNVHVGRKPFECEKCGKAYIWSSHLTQHQRIHTGRKSHECKQCGKTFVWASYLAQHEKIHNERKPYEYRECGKTFLHGSEFTQHQKIHTGERNYECKECGKTFFRGSELNRHQKIHTGNRLYECEECGKAFLWNSELTXHQRIHTXEEPYVCKVCGKSFIWGSQLTLEHSKIHNDAEPYKCKESGQIFSHHSYFARMPVM; from the exons ATGGTCCAT CTGATGTTCAGTGATGCAGCTGTAGATTTCTCTCACGAGGAACGGGAGTGCCTGGACTTAGAACAGAGGCATCTGTACAGAGATGTGATACTGGAGAACTACAGCAACCTGGTCTCACTGG GACTTTGCTTTTATCAGCCAGAAGTATTCTCTTtattggagaagggaagagagccCTGGATGGCTTTGAAGGATGAGACTTGCCCAG ACATACAATCCAGGTGTCAGACCAAGAAGTTATCACCAACAAATGGCATTTTTGATAGAGAAGTATCTCaatgggaaataatggaaatttgTAAAAAACATACCCCTGAATGTTTATGTTTTAGAGGTGATTGGCAAAGCAAAGGTCAGTTTGAAAGACAACAGGAAAATCAGGAAGAATGTTTGAAGCAAGTTATACTCAATTGTAAAAAAAAG CCTGCTTTTAACCAGCACACAGCTTTTAATCTTCAtcagagatttatttatttatttatttttcatcagaGATTTAATATAGGAAAGAAACTGAATGAATTTAAAGATTGTAGGAAAGCCTTTTGTTCTAACTCAGACTGTATTCAACATCAGTTAATTCACACTGGTGAAAAATTTTGTGAAGATAAGAAATGTGAGAAGACCTTTTATATTGATTCAGAACTTACTCAATATCAGACAATTTATACTTCTAAGAAAACATATGACTGTAAAGAATGTGGGAAGACTTTCAGTTTGTGTTCAAGTCTTAACAGTCATAGAATTCATACTGGTGAAAAaccttttaaatataaagaatgtgggaaggcctttaaATTTCATTCACAGTTTAGTGTCCATAAGCAtattcatactggtgagaaataTGAATGTAAGaaatgtgggaaggcctttagTTGTGGCTCAGACCTTATtaaacatcagagaattcatactggtgaaAAACACtatgaatgtaatgaatgtggaaagGCCTTTAGTCAGTGATCACATCTTACtaaacatcagagaattcacagagGTGAAAAACCTTATGAATGTGAGGAGTGTGGGAAAGCTTTTACTCGTGGCTTACACTTAATtaaacatcagagaattcataccgGTGAGAAATCTGgtgaatgtaaagaatgtggaaaggCCTTTATTCGTGGTTCAAATCTTGCTCAACATCAGAACGTTCATGTTGGTAGGAAACCCTTTGAATGTGAGAAATGTGGGAAAGCCTATATCTGGAGTTCACACCTGACTCAacatcagcgaattcatactggtaGGAAGTCTCATGAATGTAAGCAATGTGGGAAGACTTTTGTATGGGCCTCGTACCTTGCTCAACATGAGAAAATTCATAATGAAAGGAAACCCTATGAATATAGGGAATGTGGAAAGACCTTTCTTCATGGTTCAGAGTTTACGCAACATCAGAAAATTCATACCGGTGAGAGAAActatgaatgtaaggaatgtggaaagACTTTTTTTCGTGGTTCAGAACTTAATCGACATCAGAAAATCCATACTGGAAATAGATTATATGAATGTGAAGAGTGTGGAAAAGCCTTTCTCTGGAATTCAGAACTTACATGACATCAGAGAATACATA GTGAGGAACCTTATGTATGTAAAGTCTGTGGGAAATCTTTTATCTGGGGTTCACAGCTAACACTG GAACATAGCAAAATTCATAATGATGCAGAACCCTATAAATGTAAGGAAAGTGGCCAGATCTTTAGTCACCATTCGTATTTTGCGAGAATGCCTGTAATGTAA